The Niastella koreensis GR20-10 genome includes a window with the following:
- a CDS encoding thioredoxin family protein, with translation MARTPSVMTPLGEKASGFTLPDTVSGKEISLEAAKGVTATVLMFICNHCPFVKHVNPALVKLGNDYKDKGISFIAISSNDVASYPEDGPEQMKQVAEQQQYPFPYLYDETQAVAKAYEAACTPDFFIYNKDLLLAYRGQLDDSRPGNDKPVSGADIRNALDHLIAGKQVPADQKPSIGCNIKWK, from the coding sequence ATGGCACGCACTCCATCTGTTATGACACCACTGGGTGAAAAAGCATCCGGGTTTACCTTACCTGATACGGTCAGTGGAAAAGAGATCTCACTGGAAGCAGCAAAAGGCGTTACCGCTACGGTGTTGATGTTCATTTGCAACCATTGTCCGTTTGTAAAACACGTAAATCCTGCATTGGTAAAGCTGGGGAATGATTATAAAGATAAAGGCATCAGTTTTATCGCCATCAGCTCCAACGATGTGGCCAGTTATCCCGAAGACGGGCCCGAACAAATGAAACAGGTAGCCGAACAACAACAGTATCCCTTTCCTTATTTATACGACGAAACGCAAGCTGTGGCCAAAGCTTATGAAGCAGCCTGTACGCCCGATTTCTTTATTTACAATAAAGACCTGTTGCTGGCATACCGCGGTCAGCTCGATGATTCCCGCCCGGGTAACGACAAACCGGTTTCGGGCGCAGATATCCGTAATGCGCTTGACCATTTGATAGCGGGAAAACAGGTGCCGGCCGATCAAAAACCAAGTATAGGCTGTAATATCAAATGGAAATGA
- a CDS encoding J domain-containing protein, translating into MNQVKDYYKILELPTTASLQDIRRSFRRLAQQYHPDKNNGSHLAAAQFREVQEAYQTLSDPKKREAYHYQRWYVRSTGKSFTRAPLTPAHILQECRHLQQYVASMNTFHLRYDAVSLHIRELLTENAIGMLQEQKDVTVNRAIIQSLLTSIEPLPRKFFMPIADLLFQLAGDDATALATIEQAISSKKQYHIWEKYKWVLMLVITALICWFIYHL; encoded by the coding sequence ATGAACCAGGTAAAAGATTATTACAAAATACTGGAGTTACCCACCACCGCCTCTTTGCAGGACATCAGGCGATCGTTTCGCCGGCTGGCCCAACAATACCATCCCGACAAAAACAATGGCAGTCACCTGGCCGCCGCCCAGTTCCGCGAAGTACAGGAAGCCTATCAAACCCTAAGCGATCCTAAAAAGCGGGAAGCCTATCATTACCAACGCTGGTATGTACGCAGTACAGGAAAGTCATTTACCCGTGCTCCCCTCACCCCCGCCCATATTTTACAGGAATGCCGCCACCTGCAACAATATGTAGCATCAATGAATACCTTCCATCTCCGGTACGATGCAGTAAGCCTGCATATTCGCGAGCTGTTAACAGAAAATGCCATCGGCATGTTACAGGAACAAAAAGATGTAACTGTTAACCGGGCCATCATACAAAGCCTGCTGACTTCTATAGAACCCTTACCCAGGAAATTCTTTATGCCCATTGCAGACCTGTTATTTCAACTGGCCGGTGACGATGCCACAGCCCTTGCAACCATTGAGCAGGCCATCAGCAGTAAAAAACAATACCACATATGGGAGAAATATAAATGGGTGTTGATGCTGGTTATTACCGCACTTATTTGCTGGTTCATTTACCATTTATAG
- a CDS encoding methyltransferase family protein, whose protein sequence is MFLINHIILVVLWVLFGIFHSVLAANWWKRFMERRLGLRYKYYAFSYSVFAAVTLMAILLYQVYLQSNLLYVAPAWVKLLLCLPLGTALVIMGIMIKKYFFALSGISVFYKEQPPVGELELDGMNRYVRHPLYFGTLLLIWSLFFIYPFVKNLLACLIITLYTVWGAILEEKKLSAQFGEKYKAYQKHVPMLLPRL, encoded by the coding sequence ATGTTTCTAATTAATCATATTATACTCGTGGTGCTCTGGGTGCTTTTTGGCATTTTTCACAGCGTGCTGGCCGCCAACTGGTGGAAGCGGTTTATGGAACGGCGCCTGGGGCTTCGGTATAAATATTATGCTTTTTCCTACTCGGTATTTGCGGCGGTTACGCTTATGGCTATCCTGTTGTACCAGGTTTACCTGCAAAGCAACCTATTATACGTGGCGCCGGCCTGGGTAAAGTTATTGTTATGTTTACCGTTGGGAACGGCATTGGTTATTATGGGTATAATGATTAAAAAATACTTTTTTGCACTCAGCGGCATCAGCGTTTTTTATAAAGAACAGCCGCCGGTTGGTGAGTTGGAATTGGACGGAATGAACCGCTATGTACGGCATCCATTATATTTTGGTACGTTGCTGCTCATCTGGTCGCTGTTTTTTATTTACCCTTTTGTAAAGAATTTACTGGCCTGCCTGATAATAACGCTGTATACGGTATGGGGCGCCATACTGGAAGAAAAAAAGCTGAGCGCCCAGTTTGGTGAGAAGTATAAAGCATACCAAAAGCATGTACCCATGTTATTACCTCGCCTTTAA
- a CDS encoding amidohydrolase family protein gives MRKYLLLYMLLYSSFLCAQNNTPGKPYQQPATPVCITHVNVVNVITQKTDADQTVVIENNRISAVGSTKKVKTPANAQVIDGTGKYLMPGMTDAHIHFFQSGGLYTRPDAVNLNSVYPYEKDQQWVKDNRADLMARYLACGITTVIDVGGPFSNYAIRSQLDTTILAPNAFVTGPLISTYLPPNLDKNDPPIIKVNSEQEARDLVKKQLPYKPDFIKIWYIVLRDQKPETTYPIVKAAIEESHANGLKVAVHATQYQTAKLAVEAGADILVHSVDDKPLDNEMLQLMKSRNIVYIPTLVVAEGYHRTFTQQFDFTAHDLTWSNPFMLGSLLDLQHLGTKAPFDYHTMRNRFHIPAKEDTIMATNLKLAQQAGVLIVSGTDAGNIGTQHAASYGDELLAMQKAGLSNWEIIRSATINAAKGFGKEKDLGSIEKGKLADLLLLDSDPTSSLPTPASIRSIFHHGAIIQPENLIQPSPEMLVQQQVNGYNIHNIDAFLAPYSDNVVIYDADGKVLMKGKQEIRGEYTKYFNKTPDLHCQIVNRMVMGNTVVDQEKLTSANRKPSEGIAVYKIDNGKIVTVHFIE, from the coding sequence ATGAGAAAATACCTGTTGCTATACATGTTGCTTTATAGCTCCTTCCTCTGTGCCCAAAACAACACCCCCGGTAAACCCTATCAACAACCGGCCACACCGGTTTGCATTACCCACGTTAACGTAGTAAATGTAATTACCCAAAAGACAGATGCCGATCAAACGGTGGTCATTGAAAATAACCGCATCTCGGCAGTTGGTTCAACAAAAAAAGTAAAGACGCCAGCCAATGCCCAGGTTATTGATGGAACCGGTAAATACCTGATGCCCGGTATGACGGATGCACATATTCACTTTTTTCAAAGCGGTGGTTTGTATACCCGGCCCGATGCTGTGAATCTGAACAGTGTATACCCGTATGAAAAAGACCAGCAATGGGTGAAAGACAACCGGGCCGATCTGATGGCGCGTTACCTGGCCTGTGGCATTACTACGGTTATTGATGTGGGTGGCCCCTTCAGCAATTATGCCATCCGTAGTCAGCTGGACACAACTATACTGGCCCCCAATGCATTTGTAACCGGTCCGCTGATATCAACATACCTGCCACCCAACCTGGATAAAAACGACCCGCCTATTATAAAGGTAAACAGCGAACAGGAAGCCCGTGACCTGGTGAAAAAACAACTGCCTTACAAACCTGACTTTATAAAGATCTGGTACATCGTTTTACGCGATCAAAAACCGGAGACTACCTATCCTATTGTAAAAGCGGCTATAGAAGAAAGTCATGCCAACGGGTTAAAAGTTGCCGTGCATGCCACCCAGTATCAAACCGCTAAACTGGCGGTTGAGGCCGGCGCCGACATTTTGGTGCACAGCGTTGATGATAAGCCCCTCGACAATGAGATGCTGCAATTGATGAAAAGCAGGAACATTGTCTACATCCCCACCCTGGTGGTTGCCGAAGGCTATCACCGCACCTTTACCCAGCAATTTGATTTTACCGCGCACGACCTCACCTGGTCCAATCCATTTATGCTGGGCAGCCTGCTCGATCTGCAACATCTGGGAACAAAAGCGCCCTTTGATTATCATACTATGCGCAACCGGTTTCATATTCCGGCCAAAGAAGATACTATAATGGCCACTAACCTGAAACTGGCGCAGCAAGCCGGCGTATTAATAGTTTCGGGAACCGATGCAGGTAATATTGGTACGCAACACGCGGCCTCGTATGGAGACGAACTGCTGGCCATGCAAAAAGCCGGGCTCAGTAACTGGGAGATCATTCGTTCTGCGACTATCAATGCAGCAAAAGGATTTGGAAAGGAAAAAGACCTGGGCAGTATTGAAAAAGGAAAACTGGCCGATCTGTTGTTGCTGGATAGCGATCCCACCAGCAGCCTGCCCACGCCAGCCAGCATTCGCAGCATTTTTCATCATGGCGCAATCATTCAACCGGAAAACTTAATACAGCCTTCACCCGAAATGCTGGTACAGCAACAGGTTAATGGTTATAACATTCATAATATTGACGCTTTCCTGGCGCCCTATAGCGACAATGTGGTCATTTACGATGCAGATGGCAAGGTATTGATGAAGGGAAAACAGGAGATCCGCGGGGAATACACCAAATATTTCAATAAAACGCCCGATCTGCATTGCCAGATCGTAAACCGGATGGTAATGGGCAACACCGTTGTTGACCAGGAAAAACTAACCAGCGCCAACCGTAAACCTTCTGAAGGCATAGCTGTTTATAAAATAGATAACGGTAAAATTGTAACTGTACACTTTATAGAATAA
- a CDS encoding ABC-F family ATP-binding cassette domain-containing protein has product MHYVSVEALGKSFGVKPLFENISFHVEEGDKIALVARNGSGKSTLLRILAGKETADSGTAWINKEVTVALFEQDPVFDEKGTILDNIFYHNHPVINAIREFEAISEEGDPDKLTDAIVKMDDLGAWDFDAKVKQILARLNIHHLNQAVNTLSGGQRKRVALAKTLIDIGFDHKHVLLIMDEPTNHLDVEMVEWLENYLDQQNVTLLLVTHDRYFLDAVSDEIWEIDGSELFVYKGDYQNYIEKKAARQESDAATIDKARNTYRKELEWMRKQPKARTTKSKSRQDNFYKVEAVAKQRIEDAQLELSMKMSRLGGKVIELKKVYKSFGEKPIMKGFDYTFKKGERIGVVGKNGVGKSTFLNMLQGLEPADSGKINIGETVIFGNYSQQGLVIKEDMRVIEFVKNIAESFPLASGGALSAAQFLQLFLFPPEQQYTYISKLSGGEKRRLHLLSILFRNPNFLILDEPTNDLDLPTLGVLENFLSEYPGCLLIVSHDRYFMDRLVDHLFVFEGEGVIRDFPGNYSQYRLWLKDKEEGEKETQPVKQEVKAAPVKEAEKKKMSYNEKREFEQLQKDIAKLEKEKETITEQMNDGSLPFDRLQQLSVRISEITGLLDEKELRWLELSEFNA; this is encoded by the coding sequence ATGCATTATGTATCTGTAGAAGCACTGGGCAAGTCGTTTGGTGTAAAACCGTTGTTTGAGAATATTTCATTTCATGTGGAAGAGGGCGATAAAATTGCCCTGGTAGCCCGGAATGGCAGTGGAAAAAGTACCCTGTTGCGGATCCTCGCCGGCAAAGAAACAGCCGACAGCGGCACCGCCTGGATCAACAAAGAAGTGACCGTTGCCCTGTTTGAGCAGGACCCCGTTTTTGACGAAAAAGGGACGATCCTGGATAATATTTTCTATCATAATCACCCGGTTATCAATGCCATAAGGGAATTTGAAGCCATTAGCGAAGAGGGCGATCCCGATAAACTAACCGACGCCATTGTAAAAATGGATGACCTGGGCGCCTGGGATTTTGATGCCAAAGTAAAACAGATCCTGGCCAGGCTGAACATCCATCACCTGAATCAGGCCGTTAATACCCTTTCGGGTGGGCAACGCAAACGCGTGGCGCTGGCAAAAACCCTCATAGATATTGGTTTTGACCATAAACACGTGTTGCTGATCATGGACGAGCCCACCAACCACCTGGATGTTGAAATGGTGGAATGGCTGGAAAATTACCTCGACCAACAAAACGTAACCCTGTTGCTGGTTACCCACGACCGCTATTTTCTGGATGCCGTAAGTGATGAAATCTGGGAGATAGACGGCAGTGAACTATTTGTTTATAAAGGAGATTATCAAAATTACATCGAAAAAAAAGCGGCCCGCCAGGAAAGCGATGCCGCCACCATAGATAAAGCCCGCAATACATACCGTAAGGAACTGGAATGGATGCGCAAGCAACCCAAGGCCCGTACCACTAAAAGCAAAAGCCGCCAGGACAATTTCTATAAAGTAGAAGCTGTAGCCAAACAACGAATAGAAGACGCTCAATTGGAGCTCTCCATGAAAATGAGCCGGCTGGGTGGTAAAGTGATCGAACTGAAAAAAGTATACAAGAGCTTTGGTGAAAAACCGATCATGAAAGGGTTTGATTACACCTTTAAAAAAGGGGAACGCATCGGTGTTGTAGGTAAAAATGGGGTGGGCAAATCTACTTTTCTGAATATGCTGCAGGGTCTTGAACCGGCCGACAGCGGTAAGATCAATATTGGTGAAACCGTGATCTTTGGTAACTACTCCCAACAGGGTCTGGTGATAAAAGAAGACATGCGGGTAATTGAATTTGTAAAAAACATTGCAGAAAGCTTTCCGCTCGCGAGCGGTGGCGCCTTAAGCGCGGCCCAGTTCCTGCAATTGTTCCTGTTTCCGCCAGAGCAACAGTATACGTATATTTCTAAACTCAGCGGTGGAGAAAAAAGACGCTTGCATTTATTGTCGATCCTGTTTCGGAATCCCAACTTTTTAATCCTCGATGAGCCTACCAACGACCTCGATCTGCCAACGCTGGGGGTGCTGGAAAATTTCCTGAGCGAATACCCCGGGTGTTTACTCATTGTTTCGCACGACCGTTATTTTATGGACCGCCTGGTTGATCACCTGTTTGTTTTTGAAGGCGAAGGGGTCATCCGCGATTTTCCGGGTAACTATTCGCAATACCGGTTATGGTTAAAGGATAAAGAAGAGGGAGAAAAAGAAACCCAACCCGTTAAACAGGAAGTTAAAGCGGCGCCGGTGAAGGAAGCAGAGAAAAAGAAGATGTCGTATAATGAAAAAAGAGAATTCGAACAACTGCAGAAAGATATCGCCAAACTCGAAAAAGAAAAAGAAACCATCACCGAACAAATGAACGACGGCTCCCTGCCCTTCGATCGGTTGCAACAACTATCGGTGCGGATTAGTGAGATAACGGGTTTATTAGATGAGAAAGAGTTGCGTTGGTTGGAATTGAGTGAATTTAATGCATAG